Part of the Ignatzschineria larvae DSM 13226 genome, ACTCTCGGCTATTTTTAGGTTTCATCCAGAGCTCAAGCATGCCCTCTTCTTTAAAGATTCGAATTAAGACTTCATCCCCTTGCTCTAAATCATAATCCTTTAATCGCTCACTCAAAGTACCGCCTGAAATATAAGAAGGCCCTTGTGGTGCCGAACTGCAAGCCACTAAGAAAATGCCTATCGCACTCGATAAACATAGCCATTTGATCCATGTAAACTGTTTCATCCTTGAGATCTGTTTCATCCATTGAACCACTTGCATTGATAATTCCTTGTAGCTTCTGAGAGTAATGTAGTGCAACATTAAAATTGTAAGATTTCTAGAGCCTGTGCATGCAGACTCGGGGTTGCCGCAAGAATAGTCGAAACTGAGAGATCAATCGGCGAGCCATCAAGGGCTGTCATTTTACCGCCGGCTTCATTGACAATAATAGAGAGCGCTGCGATATCGAGAATATTGACATCAGATTCCACAATCAGATCCACTTTTCCGGTTGCTAAGAAATGATATTGTAAGAAATCCCCAAAGCCTCGTGTTGAATTGACCTGCCCCACTAAATTCCCATAACGTGCCCATTTTTCAGGATCTTGGGTTAAGCGCTTTAAATTCCCGGAAGAGAAGACCGCTTGGGAAAGCGTATCAATATCACTCACTGAAATTTTCTTCCCCTTTAAAAAAGCACCTTGCCCTTTGACCGCATAGATTCTCTCTCCGCCATTAAAGCACGGGGCAGTTGATACGCCGAGAATAATTTCTCCACGAACCATTAAGGCAATTTGACAAGAAAATAACGGCCGACCGCGGACAAAGGCTTTCGTGCCATCAATGGGATCAATGAGCCAGATAAAGTCTGAGTCCATCTGCTTCTGTCCGCTCTCTTCTCCATAGAAGCCATGTTCTGGGAATTGGCTAGAGATATGTTGATAGATCGCCTTTTCAACTGCCACATCTACTTCTGTCACCGGCGTAGCATCCGCTTTAATCTCAATTTTAAAAGCATTCTCTTCATAAGCCGTTTGAATTAATTGTCGGGCAATCTCTGATGCTTCTAAAGCACAATCTAAATAGGGTTGCATCTCCATCTCTTCTCTTCCTCTCTCGGTTAAATTGATTAATTCTTTCTCTATTCGTTATCTTCTATTCGTTATCTATTGAGTAGTAGATCAACATAAAAATATAAAAATAGGTGCAAAAGCCTTATAACGCCTTTGCACCTATCGATCATTCTTTATCTATAACTATCATGATAGCAATGAGGGATCATCTTCTTAATCACCAAATCTATTATTGTCTTTAAGAAATCCACTACATCACGATTGTTTTAACATAGGAAAGCCAAGTGCTTCACGGGATTCGTAATAGCTTTTTGCCACCATGCCAGCCATCTTACGCACCCGCAGAATATAACCTTGACGTTCTGTCACTGAGATCGCTTTACGCGCATCGAGTAAGTTAAAAGCATGGGAAGCTTTCAAGACCATCTCATAGGCCGGCAATGCTAATTTAGCCTCTAACAGACGAGAGACCTCTTTTTCGTAGAAATTGAAAGAATTTAATAAAAATTCCACATCGGCATGAGAGAAGTTATAGTGCGATTGCTCCACCTCATTTTGATGGAAGACATCCCCATAAGTGATGCGGCCTAAGGGGCCATCTGACCAGATAAGATCATAAACGCTCTCCACTTCTTGTACATACATGGCAAAGCGCTCAAGACCGTAGGTAATCTCCCCTAATACCGGCTTACACTCCAAGCCACCGGCCTGTTGGAAATAGGTAAATTGCGTCACTTCCATTCCATTAAGCCATACTTCCCAACCTAAGCCCCAGGCACCTAATGTTGGGGATTCCCAATCATCTTCTACAAAGCGGATATCGTGTTTTGTCGGATCAATCCCTAAGGCTTTAAGAGAACCGAGATAGAGT contains:
- a CDS encoding inositol monophosphatase family protein, which gives rise to MEMQPYLDCALEASEIARQLIQTAYEENAFKIEIKADATPVTEVDVAVEKAIYQHISSQFPEHGFYGEESGQKQMDSDFIWLIDPIDGTKAFVRGRPLFSCQIALMVRGEIILGVSTAPCFNGGERIYAVKGQGAFLKGKKISVSDIDTLSQAVFSSGNLKRLTQDPEKWARYGNLVGQVNSTRGFGDFLQYHFLATGKVDLIVESDVNILDIAALSIIVNEAGGKMTALDGSPIDLSVSTILAATPSLHAQALEILQF
- the glyQ gene encoding glycine--tRNA ligase subunit alpha yields the protein MKKMTFQEMIFTLQTYWAEQGCAVLQPYDIEVGAGTFHTATFLRALGPEPWAAAYVQPSRRPTDGRYGENPNRLQHYYQFQVAIKPSPENMQELYLGSLKALGIDPTKHDIRFVEDDWESPTLGAWGLGWEVWLNGMEVTQFTYFQQAGGLECKPVLGEITYGLERFAMYVQEVESVYDLIWSDGPLGRITYGDVFHQNEVEQSHYNFSHADVEFLLNSFNFYEKEVSRLLEAKLALPAYEMVLKASHAFNLLDARKAISVTERQGYILRVRKMAGMVAKSYYESREALGFPMLKQS